A region from the Flavobacteriales bacterium genome encodes:
- a CDS encoding cupin-like domain-containing protein, which produces MEVKKVEASEMTHEQFVEEHWKPGIPLVFKNATKVWGAYNTFSPDFFRQKYGDRTTEVNGNRYTMREVMDLVEGKDTSRPVPYPCKFELTSQLPEVLPMIYPMNIGFAKPNWLESTWFKRGYWGSAVEMFVGGVGGKFPYVHLDYYHLSAWINQLYGRKQFTVWPRGQEELLYPDPNDKWKSSIPDIENVDLTKFPKYKDATPITFVVGPGETLFIPFGIWHTAKSLEPTISVAFDLLNDHNFPLFLKDVWAFKKRQSTAKAIAATGYAALSGTMCRLGDMIGVERRSSPV; this is translated from the coding sequence ATGGAAGTGAAGAAGGTCGAAGCGTCCGAGATGACGCATGAGCAGTTCGTCGAGGAGCATTGGAAGCCCGGCATCCCGCTGGTGTTCAAGAACGCGACGAAAGTCTGGGGCGCGTACAACACGTTCAGCCCCGATTTCTTCCGCCAGAAGTACGGCGATCGGACGACCGAAGTGAACGGCAACCGCTACACCATGCGCGAGGTGATGGACCTGGTGGAAGGGAAGGACACATCGCGTCCGGTGCCTTATCCGTGCAAGTTCGAGCTCACCAGCCAGTTGCCCGAAGTGTTGCCGATGATCTATCCCATGAACATCGGCTTCGCCAAACCGAACTGGTTGGAGAGCACTTGGTTCAAGCGCGGCTACTGGGGCAGCGCGGTGGAGATGTTCGTGGGCGGCGTGGGCGGGAAGTTCCCGTACGTGCACCTGGATTACTACCACCTAAGCGCTTGGATCAATCAGCTCTACGGGCGCAAACAGTTCACGGTGTGGCCACGCGGACAGGAAGAACTCCTCTATCCGGACCCGAACGACAAGTGGAAGAGCAGCATCCCCGACATCGAGAACGTGGATCTGACAAAGTTCCCGAAGTACAAGGATGCCACGCCGATCACTTTCGTGGTGGGCCCCGGCGAAACCCTCTTCATTCCCTTCGGCATCTGGCACACGGCCAAAAGCCTCGAGCCGACGATCTCCGTGGCCTTCGACCTGCTGAACGACCACAACTTCCCGCTCTTCCTCAAGGACGTGTGGGCGTTCAAGAAGCGGCAGAGCACGGCCAAGGCCATCGCCGCCACCGGTTATGCAGCGCTGAGCGGCACCATGTGCAGGCTTGGCGACATGATCGGTGTTGAGCGCCGCAGCTCGCCCGTGTAG
- a CDS encoding M20/M25/M40 family metallo-hydrolase gives MKRHILAIACALPVCGFAQHPVIQAALNAVSIDTLVNDIEQLTGEVPVDVGNGPVTIVSRHKLNAGNAVAQTWLEQRFAALGYTPTTQSFSNTGFNVLAEKTGAVHLDSRVIICGHYDAMPGGIAAAPAADDDGSGTCSVLEAARVLAPYQFEHTIVFALWDEEEQGKIGSAFYAGAAAANDDTIRAVVNMDAIAYDGDADGLARIHARPVANSLAIKDTALACNAAYGLNVNLAINNPGATYSDHASFWTEGYGAILVIEDFDNDGNPHYHTPTDLLQYMSLSMWEDLTKLSIATAATWAVPLNGNLAVEEEHLRAAQLQAFPVPARDIVRVLTDIPSAGMARLALFDALGREVRRMHEGPLAQGKRAIDVDLSGMPSGVYRAVLTTGQGQGAQVAVVRE, from the coding sequence ATGAAGCGTCACATTCTCGCCATTGCCTGCGCGCTGCCCGTTTGCGGCTTCGCACAGCATCCTGTCATCCAAGCCGCGCTCAATGCCGTCAGCATCGATACGTTGGTGAACGACATCGAGCAACTGACCGGTGAAGTGCCGGTGGATGTCGGCAATGGCCCGGTGACCATCGTTAGCCGCCACAAGCTCAATGCGGGCAACGCGGTTGCGCAAACCTGGTTGGAGCAGCGGTTCGCCGCATTGGGATACACACCGACCACCCAATCTTTCAGCAACACGGGCTTCAACGTGCTGGCCGAGAAGACCGGTGCGGTGCATCTGGACAGCCGCGTGATCATTTGCGGGCACTACGACGCCATGCCCGGTGGCATTGCCGCGGCCCCGGCCGCCGACGATGATGGCTCGGGCACGTGCAGCGTACTGGAGGCGGCGCGCGTGCTGGCGCCCTACCAGTTCGAGCACACCATCGTGTTCGCCTTGTGGGACGAGGAGGAGCAAGGGAAGATCGGCAGTGCGTTCTACGCGGGTGCCGCAGCGGCCAACGACGACACCATCCGCGCCGTGGTGAACATGGACGCCATCGCTTACGACGGTGATGCCGATGGCCTTGCGCGCATCCATGCGCGTCCCGTGGCCAATAGCCTGGCCATCAAGGACACTGCCCTGGCCTGCAATGCGGCCTACGGCCTCAACGTGAACCTGGCCATCAACAACCCTGGAGCGACCTATAGCGACCACGCCAGCTTCTGGACGGAAGGCTACGGCGCCATCCTCGTTATCGAGGACTTCGACAACGATGGCAATCCGCATTACCACACACCCACGGACCTCCTTCAATACATGAGCCTATCGATGTGGGAGGACCTCACCAAGTTGAGCATCGCCACGGCCGCCACATGGGCCGTGCCGCTCAATGGCAACCTGGCGGTCGAAGAGGAGCATTTGAGGGCCGCCCAGTTGCAGGCGTTCCCTGTCCCTGCCCGTGACATTGTCCGCGTGCTCACGGACATTCCTTCGGCCGGTATGGCCCGGCTGGCCTTGTTCGATGCCTTGGGCCGCGAAGTGCGCCGAATGCACGAAGGCCCGCTCGCGCAGGGCAAGCGGGCCATCGATGTTGACTTGTCGGGTATGCCCAGCGGGGTGTACCGTGCAGTGCTCACAACCGGCCAGGGACAGGGCGCCCAAGTGGCCGTTGTGCGCGAGTAG
- a CDS encoding T9SS type A sorting domain-containing protein → MKKLATLLSFVPVLALAQTTHEVEVGGTLSNPNNLPYYDPMDITINLGDIVEWTNVGGTHNVYGQLDLFPDNPAGFGNGMAQQAPWTFSHTFTVPGVYDYHCTEEFQGDLHSTTQFGTITVLDPNSVTPVVATTKAITLYPNPANDVLMVGLTGCTGITSIDILTVDGKLVRTAAVQDNRVNQVDLAGLPAGQYYVMMDRGRRTVLKPFVKS, encoded by the coding sequence ATGAAGAAGCTTGCTACGCTCCTCTCTTTTGTCCCGGTCTTGGCCCTCGCACAAACCACCCATGAGGTGGAAGTGGGAGGCACACTGTCCAATCCGAACAACCTGCCGTACTATGACCCGATGGACATCACCATCAACTTGGGCGACATCGTGGAATGGACGAACGTGGGCGGAACGCACAACGTGTACGGTCAGTTGGACCTGTTCCCTGACAACCCGGCCGGCTTCGGTAATGGCATGGCACAACAGGCCCCGTGGACCTTTTCACACACCTTCACTGTACCCGGTGTGTATGATTATCACTGCACTGAGGAATTCCAAGGTGATCTGCATTCCACCACGCAGTTCGGCACCATAACAGTCCTTGATCCGAACAGCGTAACGCCGGTGGTAGCCACCACGAAGGCCATCACCCTGTACCCCAACCCTGCGAACGACGTGCTGATGGTGGGGCTTACCGGATGCACGGGCATCACCAGCATCGACATCCTCACCGTTGACGGCAAGCTGGTTCGCACGGCCGCCGTGCAGGACAATCGTGTGAACCAGGTGGATCTCGCCGGTTTGCCTGCCGGCCAGTACTACGTGATGATGGACCGCGGCCGTCGCACGGTGCTGAAGCCCTTCGTGAAGAGCTGA
- a CDS encoding DPP IV N-terminal domain-containing protein — translation MRYVVSAALLLCLATAPAQEKLKTLTLSDAVLKGGSDLAPQRLRGLQWIPGGSNYCHMKSDTLWIGTLGKSLDMPLVTLAQLNSGLVEEKPVPRFPAVHWESATAFSFMHNNRVYVWDRSANKLTERLAMLPDGANHDMDDAQHRVAYTIGQNLFVAAPGVKDNIQVTKDTVDGIVNGQSVHRQEYGITKGTFWSPGGSQLAFYRMDESMVTPYYVEDISTKPSTFNKLRYPMAGQASHHVQVGVFDVRTRSTTYLSTGEPVDQYLTNIAWDPSEMYVYVTHLNRATNELRLVQYDVRTGAPVKTLIEEKNEKWLEPEHPAHFLRKKGQYIWWSERDGWQHLYLYDLKNGLVRQLTKGAWTVTDILGTDEREQFLYLQGTAEDGDPNVPMVQSLNGKENRPVPVRMPRMGSTELHAYRVEIGTGTVTRLTKDAATHMAQFEGGKLIDMWSSTSVPGRTEIIDASSGQVMKVLKDSPNPYAQYRVGTVDIFTVPGMNGDRLNARLIKPSHFDANKKYPVLVYTYNGPHVQLVTNSFLGGASPWMLEAAERGYLVFTVDGHGSEHRGLAFEQAVHRQLGSVEVEDQAAGAAYLKKLPYVDTDRMAVHGWSYGGFMTTSLMLKKPGLFKVGVAGGPVMDWSMYEVMYTERYMDTPKENPDGYAASLLTDKADKLQGDLLIIHGTLDDTVLREHSLQFLKNTVDKGIQVDYFEYPGHAHNVRGKDRLHLMTKVLDYIDLHMGTGR, via the coding sequence ATGCGCTACGTCGTTTCCGCAGCACTGCTGCTCTGCCTTGCAACCGCCCCGGCCCAAGAGAAGCTCAAGACCTTAACGCTTTCCGATGCCGTGCTGAAGGGCGGCTCCGACCTGGCACCGCAACGCTTGCGCGGGCTGCAGTGGATCCCCGGCGGCAGCAATTACTGCCATATGAAGAGCGACACGCTGTGGATCGGCACATTGGGCAAGAGCCTGGACATGCCGCTCGTGACCTTGGCACAACTGAACAGCGGGCTGGTCGAGGAGAAGCCAGTGCCGCGTTTCCCCGCCGTGCATTGGGAAAGCGCCACGGCCTTCAGCTTCATGCACAACAACCGCGTGTACGTGTGGGACCGCTCAGCGAACAAGTTAACCGAACGCCTGGCCATGCTTCCCGATGGAGCCAACCACGATATGGACGACGCGCAACACCGCGTGGCGTACACCATCGGCCAGAACCTCTTCGTGGCCGCACCGGGCGTGAAGGACAACATTCAAGTGACGAAGGACACGGTGGATGGCATAGTGAACGGGCAGAGCGTGCACCGGCAGGAATACGGCATCACCAAAGGCACGTTCTGGAGCCCCGGCGGTAGCCAGCTGGCGTTCTACCGCATGGACGAAAGCATGGTGACACCCTACTACGTGGAAGACATCAGCACGAAGCCGAGCACCTTCAACAAACTGCGCTATCCCATGGCCGGTCAAGCGAGCCACCATGTGCAGGTGGGCGTCTTCGATGTGCGCACGCGCAGCACCACCTACCTCAGCACCGGCGAGCCGGTGGACCAGTACCTCACCAACATCGCATGGGACCCCAGCGAGATGTATGTCTATGTCACGCACCTGAACCGCGCGACGAACGAACTGCGTCTGGTGCAGTATGATGTGCGCACCGGTGCCCCGGTGAAAACGCTCATCGAGGAGAAGAACGAGAAGTGGCTGGAGCCCGAGCACCCGGCCCACTTCCTGAGGAAGAAAGGCCAGTACATCTGGTGGAGCGAGCGCGACGGCTGGCAGCACCTGTACCTCTACGACCTGAAGAACGGCTTGGTGCGCCAGCTGACCAAAGGCGCGTGGACGGTGACGGACATCCTCGGCACGGATGAACGCGAGCAGTTCCTCTACCTCCAAGGCACGGCCGAGGATGGCGACCCGAACGTGCCCATGGTCCAAAGCTTGAACGGCAAGGAAAATCGTCCCGTACCCGTGCGCATGCCACGCATGGGCAGCACGGAATTACATGCTTACCGGGTGGAGATCGGCACCGGCACCGTAACGCGCCTCACCAAGGACGCGGCCACGCACATGGCGCAGTTCGAGGGTGGGAAGCTCATCGACATGTGGAGCAGCACGAGTGTGCCTGGACGCACGGAGATCATCGATGCATCATCGGGCCAGGTGATGAAAGTGCTCAAGGACAGTCCCAACCCCTATGCGCAGTACCGCGTAGGCACGGTGGACATTTTCACGGTGCCCGGCATGAACGGCGACCGCCTGAACGCGCGCCTCATCAAGCCCAGCCACTTCGACGCGAACAAGAAATACCCGGTGCTGGTGTACACATACAACGGGCCGCACGTGCAACTGGTCACCAACAGTTTCCTCGGTGGCGCCTCGCCGTGGATGCTGGAAGCAGCGGAACGCGGCTACCTGGTGTTCACCGTCGACGGCCACGGCAGCGAGCACCGCGGGCTGGCCTTCGAGCAGGCCGTTCACCGGCAGTTGGGATCGGTGGAAGTCGAGGATCAGGCGGCAGGCGCTGCATACCTGAAGAAGCTTCCCTACGTGGACACCGACCGCATGGCCGTGCACGGCTGGAGCTACGGCGGCTTCATGACCACCAGCCTGATGCTGAAGAAGCCGGGCCTCTTCAAAGTCGGCGTGGCCGGCGGCCCGGTCATGGACTGGAGCATGTACGAGGTGATGTACACGGAGCGGTACATGGACACCCCGAAGGAGAACCCCGATGGTTATGCTGCAAGCCTGCTCACCGACAAAGCCGACAAGCTGCAAGGCGACCTGCTCATCATCCACGGCACGCTGGACGACACGGTTCTCCGGGAACACAGCCTGCAATTCCTGAAGAACACCGTGGACAAGGGCATCCAGGTGGATTACTTCGAATACCCTGGTCACGCCCACAACGTGCGTGGGAAAGACCGTCTGCATCTCATGACCAAAGTGCTCGACTATATCGACCTCCACATGGGGACGGGCCGTTGA
- the murB gene encoding UDP-N-acetylmuramate dehydrogenase — translation MVLQRNVSLRPFNTFGVDATADALGRFSTVEELRELLHAIDGTQRLILGGGSNILLTQDFHGAVLLNELPGIALVHENNDHVRVKAGAGTVWHELVLHCVGQGWGGIENMSLIPGKVGAAPMQNIGAYGVELKDVFVELEALRISDGEVLTFNAAQCAFGYRESYFKREGKDRFVILSVTLQLSKHPQVNTSYGNIQQELTVRGITSPSIADVSEAVIAIRRSKLPDPAVVGNAGSFFKNPVVPVEVVENIKRTHPNVPNYPGDPGTAKVPAGWLIEQAGWKGYREGAFGVHDRQALVLVNHPSSVGTGSAATGADIYRLSSRIIEDIKQKFGIELEREVNIL, via the coding sequence ATCGTGCTGCAACGCAACGTTTCCCTCAGGCCCTTCAACACGTTTGGTGTGGACGCCACGGCCGATGCGTTGGGCCGCTTCAGCACGGTAGAAGAACTGCGGGAGCTCTTGCATGCAATTGACGGGACCCAGCGGCTGATCCTTGGCGGCGGGAGCAACATCCTGCTCACCCAAGACTTCCACGGAGCGGTGTTGTTGAACGAGTTGCCCGGGATCGCGCTCGTACATGAGAACAACGATCATGTGCGCGTGAAGGCAGGTGCTGGCACAGTTTGGCATGAGTTGGTGCTGCATTGTGTAGGACAAGGCTGGGGCGGCATCGAGAACATGAGCCTCATTCCCGGCAAGGTGGGCGCAGCTCCCATGCAGAACATCGGCGCCTATGGCGTGGAGCTGAAGGATGTCTTCGTGGAGCTGGAAGCTCTACGCATCAGCGATGGTGAGGTGCTCACGTTCAACGCGGCCCAATGCGCGTTCGGCTACCGCGAGAGCTACTTCAAGCGCGAGGGCAAGGACCGGTTCGTCATCCTCAGCGTCACCCTGCAACTGAGCAAGCACCCACAGGTGAACACGAGCTACGGCAACATCCAGCAGGAGTTAACGGTGCGTGGCATCACCTCCCCTTCCATCGCCGATGTGAGCGAGGCCGTCATCGCCATCCGCCGCAGCAAACTGCCCGACCCGGCGGTGGTCGGCAATGCGGGCAGTTTCTTCAAGAACCCGGTGGTGCCGGTCGAGGTTGTGGAGAACATCAAGCGCACCCACCCGAACGTACCGAACTACCCGGGCGACCCCGGCACGGCCAAGGTGCCCGCCGGTTGGCTCATCGAGCAGGCTGGTTGGAAGGGCTATCGCGAAGGCGCTTTCGGCGTGCACGATAGGCAGGCCTTGGTGCTGGTGAACCATCCCTCCTCCGTCGGGACAGGCTCCGCAGCCACGGGCGCCGACATCTACCGACTGAGTAGCCGCATCATTGAAGACATCAAGCAGAAGTTCGGGATCGAACTGGAGCGGGAGGTGAACATTCTCTGA
- a CDS encoding T9SS type A sorting domain-containing protein has protein sequence MNKLRVWVLGGVLAPAVVFGQNLVINGSFEDYVNCPNGLNQMGNAVGWTAYQFTPVYYNTCDTSGTVSVPLSQFCDQVPAHGVAYAGCVTYWEFAPDALREFIGASLSEPLATGEPYFVSFKASSGGFGSIGSMRWAVSGLGMRFSTFSDYSVLNGLPNGAAVRMTDILSDTTDWVTVSGWYVPDSAYTHVSIGNFFSDTLLLRHTLDALAGEPAAYAMVDCVCVGRVPSDCDFGAYVDSKDEEALSIFPNPVESYLLIVAAEGPLCDVTLIDAMGRIVNRFQPQTSWVQLDCTSYSAGPYWLNMRLCDGASVTKSIVVGKSN, from the coding sequence ATGAATAAGCTACGGGTTTGGGTCTTGGGTGGGGTGCTGGCACCGGCTGTGGTGTTCGGGCAGAATCTTGTCATTAATGGATCCTTCGAGGACTATGTCAATTGCCCGAACGGTCTGAATCAGATGGGCAATGCGGTTGGCTGGACCGCGTATCAGTTCACTCCGGTCTACTACAACACATGTGATACAAGTGGCACGGTGAGTGTTCCGCTCAGCCAATTCTGCGACCAAGTTCCTGCTCACGGTGTGGCATATGCTGGCTGTGTCACATACTGGGAGTTCGCGCCAGATGCTTTGCGGGAATTCATCGGAGCGTCACTTTCGGAGCCATTGGCTACTGGTGAGCCGTATTTCGTTTCGTTTAAAGCCAGCTCAGGCGGCTTCGGCAGCATTGGCAGCATGCGTTGGGCCGTATCGGGTTTGGGTATGCGTTTCAGCACCTTTTCAGACTACTCAGTACTCAATGGTCTTCCGAATGGCGCTGCAGTCAGAATGACGGACATTCTATCGGATACCACTGATTGGGTGACGGTTTCCGGGTGGTACGTTCCAGACTCGGCATATACGCATGTGAGCATCGGAAATTTTTTCAGTGACACCTTGTTGCTCCGACATACTCTCGATGCTCTTGCTGGTGAGCCAGCCGCCTATGCGATGGTGGATTGTGTGTGTGTTGGCCGTGTGCCCAGCGATTGTGATTTCGGGGCTTACGTTGATTCGAAGGATGAAGAAGCGCTGTCAATTTTTCCGAACCCTGTGGAGAGCTATCTCCTGATCGTGGCAGCAGAAGGGCCACTGTGTGATGTAACGCTCATCGATGCTATGGGAAGGATTGTGAACCGTTTCCAGCCCCAGACAAGCTGGGTCCAGTTGGACTGCACCTCCTACTCTGCAGGTCCGTATTGGTTGAATATGAGGTTGTGCGATGGCGCCTCCGTGACCAAGTCCATCGTCGTAGGGAAATCAAACTGA
- a CDS encoding tail fiber domain-containing protein: MNNLFWSTQPVWTTGGRVVGVRGFADGNTTAGLAGTRGVWGIAINADASGGPGYAGWFDGHVNIQGGSLYLNQIFALSDAGLKDNVQPFSGGAALIAQFEPKSYTFNTQLHPELGLPIAAQVGLVAQDVEQVRPELVSEIWHDAVLDSLGNEISPAYALKGVNYMVIIPILISNAKEQQSRIDYLEQQVASCCALDDGTRMLQGAGFGYIDINRQPDATASAPLAENALVVIPNPFQDNPTISYRIGTSGRAQLRVADGQGRVMGTLMDAGMQAGQHTMVWNTAGMAAGTYWLTLTLDGERITTQAVMVD, from the coding sequence GTGAACAACCTGTTCTGGAGCACACAGCCTGTTTGGACTACCGGTGGTCGTGTGGTTGGTGTTCGAGGTTTCGCTGACGGCAATACTACCGCTGGTTTGGCTGGGACCAGGGGAGTGTGGGGTATTGCGATAAACGCGGATGCATCAGGTGGTCCGGGTTATGCGGGTTGGTTCGATGGCCACGTCAATATCCAGGGCGGTAGCCTTTACCTGAACCAGATTTTCGCGCTCTCAGACGCAGGACTCAAAGACAACGTTCAGCCTTTCAGTGGAGGGGCGGCGCTCATTGCCCAGTTCGAACCCAAGAGTTACACGTTCAATACCCAACTCCACCCTGAACTCGGTCTGCCAATAGCCGCCCAAGTGGGTCTGGTGGCCCAGGATGTAGAGCAGGTGCGTCCTGAACTAGTTTCGGAGATATGGCATGACGCCGTATTGGACAGTTTGGGCAACGAGATATCTCCAGCTTACGCGTTGAAAGGCGTGAACTACATGGTCATCATTCCGATCTTGATCTCAAACGCAAAGGAGCAGCAGTCCCGCATTGATTATTTGGAACAGCAGGTCGCATCATGCTGTGCCCTCGACGACGGCACCCGTATGCTACAAGGTGCTGGATTCGGCTACATCGACATCAACCGCCAACCCGACGCAACGGCCTCTGCGCCCTTGGCCGAGAACGCCTTGGTCGTCATCCCCAACCCTTTCCAAGACAACCCCACCATCAGCTACCGCATCGGCACCAGCGGCCGGGCACAGTTGCGCGTGGCCGATGGCCAAGGCCGCGTCATGGGCACTCTCATGGATGCCGGTATGCAGGCCGGGCAGCACACCATGGTTTGGAACACTGCAGGCATGGCAGCCGGTACCTACTGGCTCACGCTCACCTTGGATGGGGAGCGCATCACCACCCAAGCCGTTATGGTGGACTGA
- a CDS encoding glycosyltransferase, whose amino-acid sequence MPTAQQRAIVSVTNDLATDNRVHRTCTVLQELGYDVLLVGRVLPGSRALERPYGTRRMRLLFNKGPLFYAEYNLRLFFLLLFQRSALLVANDLDTLLPNYLVAWFLGKPLVYDSHEFYTEVPELVHRPWVRHVWLAIERAIFPKLRSVITVNGSIAKAYTERYGVQVQVVRNIPMCTPMGEKVDRAAMGLPMDRFILVMQGAGINVQRGAEEAVLAMRELEGCLLLIIGSGDAWPVLERMVDEHRLSDRVRLLGRMPYDRMMAYTRNADLGLTLDKDTNLNYRFSLPNKLFDYLHAGIPVLATDLPEVAAIVRHYDAGVVLAHAEPAAIAAAVRALKADPARRTALARNATFAAASLDGEAEKTKLKALLAEVGRTPPAYR is encoded by the coding sequence ATGCCCACCGCGCAGCAACGTGCCATAGTCAGCGTGACCAACGACCTGGCCACCGACAATCGCGTGCACCGCACGTGCACGGTGCTACAGGAGCTCGGTTACGATGTTCTGCTGGTCGGCCGCGTGCTGCCTGGAAGTCGGGCTCTGGAGCGCCCTTACGGAACCCGGCGCATGCGGCTGCTCTTCAACAAGGGGCCGCTGTTTTATGCCGAGTACAACCTGCGGCTGTTCTTCCTGTTGTTGTTCCAGCGTTCGGCCTTGCTTGTTGCCAACGACCTGGACACGCTGCTGCCGAACTATCTGGTGGCGTGGTTCCTGGGGAAGCCCTTGGTGTACGACAGCCACGAGTTCTACACCGAAGTGCCCGAGCTAGTGCACCGGCCTTGGGTGCGACATGTGTGGTTGGCCATTGAGCGAGCCATCTTCCCGAAGCTCCGATCGGTCATCACCGTGAACGGTAGCATCGCCAAGGCGTACACGGAGCGTTACGGTGTGCAGGTGCAGGTGGTGCGGAACATTCCCATGTGCACGCCGATGGGCGAGAAGGTGGATCGTGCCGCTATGGGCCTTCCCATGGACCGGTTCATCCTTGTGATGCAAGGTGCTGGCATCAACGTGCAGCGCGGCGCCGAAGAAGCGGTACTGGCAATGCGCGAGTTGGAAGGATGCTTGCTGCTCATCATCGGCAGTGGCGACGCCTGGCCGGTGCTGGAGCGTATGGTGGACGAGCACCGGCTGAGCGACCGTGTGCGTTTGCTGGGTCGCATGCCGTATGACCGAATGATGGCCTACACGCGCAACGCGGACTTGGGACTCACCCTCGACAAGGATACCAACCTCAACTACCGCTTCAGCCTGCCCAACAAGCTGTTCGACTACCTGCACGCGGGCATCCCGGTGCTGGCCACCGACCTGCCGGAAGTCGCGGCCATTGTGCGGCACTACGATGCCGGAGTGGTGCTGGCCCACGCGGAGCCCGCTGCCATAGCCGCAGCCGTAAGGGCGCTGAAGGCCGATCCCGCACGCCGGACCGCGCTGGCCCGGAACGCTACTTTCGCCGCCGCTTCGCTGGACGGTGAGGCGGAGAAGACGAAGTTGAAAGCGTTGCTCGCTGAAGTTGGCCGAACCCCACCTGCATATCGTTAG
- a CDS encoding glycosyltransferase, protein MAEPHLHIVSLDVPWPPDYGGVIDVFYKVKALHDIGVKVHLHCFEYGRGERKELEPFCHSVHYYKRQMGKVQLLSSLPYVVVSRRSDELVDRLLKDDHAILFEGLHSCYHLGDPRLHGRRRIVRAHNVEHDYYSALARVEKSAFKRSYFNAEATKLKRYEPVLSEADAVLAISPKDEAYFAQHFRNVVHMPAFHSCERVEVPGGLGDFALYHGALGVADNNKAALWLLREVFSGLDVKFVIAGSDTSSELKAEVAKHKNAQLLEDISTEHIHRLVREAQVHVLPTFQATGIKLKLLLCLFAGRHVVCNPAMVEGTGLEELCHVHGDAVTMRASVLACMGKPANGQALEVRAKVLEERFSNRRNALRIVDLLG, encoded by the coding sequence TTGGCCGAACCCCACCTGCATATCGTTAGCCTCGACGTTCCGTGGCCACCCGATTACGGTGGGGTCATCGATGTGTTCTACAAGGTGAAAGCCTTGCACGACATCGGCGTGAAGGTGCACCTGCATTGCTTCGAGTACGGGCGTGGCGAGCGCAAGGAGCTGGAGCCGTTCTGCCACAGCGTGCACTACTACAAGCGCCAGATGGGCAAGGTGCAGTTGCTCAGCAGCCTGCCTTACGTGGTGGTGAGCCGCCGCAGCGATGAACTGGTGGACCGGTTGCTGAAGGACGATCATGCCATCCTGTTCGAGGGGCTGCACAGCTGCTACCACTTGGGCGATCCACGGCTGCACGGGCGCAGGCGCATCGTGCGTGCGCACAACGTGGAGCACGATTATTACAGTGCCCTTGCCCGCGTGGAGAAGAGCGCGTTCAAGCGCAGCTATTTCAACGCCGAGGCCACCAAGCTGAAGCGTTACGAACCCGTGCTGAGCGAAGCCGATGCCGTGCTGGCCATCTCACCGAAGGATGAGGCTTATTTCGCGCAGCACTTCCGCAACGTGGTGCACATGCCCGCCTTCCATTCCTGCGAGCGGGTGGAAGTCCCGGGCGGCTTGGGCGATTTCGCTTTGTACCACGGCGCGCTCGGCGTTGCCGACAACAACAAGGCCGCGCTCTGGCTGCTCCGAGAGGTTTTCAGCGGGCTTGATGTGAAGTTCGTGATCGCGGGCAGCGATACCAGCAGCGAGTTGAAGGCGGAAGTAGCAAAGCACAAGAACGCACAACTGCTCGAGGACATTTCAACGGAGCACATCCACCGGCTCGTGCGCGAAGCACAGGTGCATGTGCTCCCCACCTTCCAGGCCACCGGCATCAAATTGAAGTTGCTGCTCTGCTTGTTCGCCGGGCGCCATGTGGTATGCAACCCCGCCATGGTGGAGGGCACTGGCTTGGAGGAGTTGTGCCACGTGCACGGCGATGCGGTCACCATGCGCGCCAGTGTGCTCGCGTGCATGGGCAAACCTGCCAATGGTCAGGCACTTGAAGTGAGGGCGAAGGTCCTGGAAGAGCGGTTCAGCAACCGGAGGAATGCGTTGCGGATCGTCGACCTGTTGGGGTGA